From Thermoleophilum album:
GTGGATCTTCCGAGCCGCCCCGATCGAGTCGTCGCCGCTAGTCGTCAAGGGAACGGTGTACGTCGGGTCGTGGGACCGCAACGTCTACGCGCTCGATGCGCGCACCGGCCGCGTGCGTTGGCGCTTCGCCACCGACGAGCAGGTGAACACCTCGGCGGCGTACTGGCGGGGAACGATCTACATCGCTACCGACGCCGGCTCGCTCTACGCCTTGTCCGCGCGCACGGGGCGCCTGCGCTGGCGAGCGCAGGCGCACGCGCGCTTCGGGATGCGCGAGTTCTTCTACGCCACCCCGACGGTCGCTTACGGGCGCGTCTACATCGGCAACACCGACGGCACGATGTACGCGTTCGGTGCTCGCAGTGGTCGTTTGCTGTGGGCGCGGCCGCTCGGCACCTACATCTACGCGGCTGCTGCCGCCTGGCGCCGCTCGATCTTCACCGGCACCTACGACGGACGCTTCTACGCGCTCGACGCCGCGACAGGCGACGTCCGCTGGGTGCGCGAGGCACCGGGCGCCGTGCACGGCGCACCGACGGTGCTAGATGGCCTCGTCTACTACTCGACGTGCTCGAGCTGTGGGTCGGCAGCAAAGCGTGCTGTCAAGCGCGGACCCGACGGCACGTATGCGCTCGACGCGCGTACCGGGCGAGAGGTGTGGCGGTTCCGCGCCGGCAAGTACGCGAACCCGGTGGTGACCGACGGCGAGAGGTTGTACGTCGTCGGCCGCGCGCACCTTCACGCGCTCGTGCCGCGGTCGAGCGGCGGCGCGGGGACGCGCTCACGTTCGGCTGCGAGCGGCGGCAGCGCGCAGAGGGCGAAGGTCAGCGGCCAAACGAGGTAGTAGTTGTTGAACGTTCGCCCGATGAAGAGGAGCACGGTCAGCGCCGCAGCGGCGTAGCCCAGCGGCGCCCCGGCTGAGCGGTCGCGCCAGCTGCGGAGGGTCAGCCAAGCCGTGAGCGGCAGCCACACCGTCACGAACAGCGGCACGAAGGGGTAGTAACCGCGGCGGTCGCCGATCGCTCCGATCTCGACCAAGATCCCCGCGAGGCCGTAACCGACGATGCGGTAGGTCGCGGCGCCGTAGCCCACCACATCGCTCGCGAACGCACTCGGCGAGGCGACGAAGAACGGCAAGCTCGCCGCCACAAGCACAGCGACAGCGACCGCGGACCCGCGGGCAAGCGCCCGCCCGCCCGCTCGCTGCGCGACGATCACCGCCACGAACGGGGCGACGAATAGCGCGAACTGTTTGAAAAGTCCAGCGAGTGCGAGCGCGGCGAGCGCCGACGCCGCTCGCCCCCGCAGCGCGAGCGCGCAAGCGAGCACCGAAAGCGCCAGCGCGGGCGCGTCGTTCTGACCGAACCACACCGACCGCACCGCGATCGGATTAGCGACAAGAAAGACGGCGACGGCGGCGCGGGCCGCCGGCGGTCCGCTCAAACCGAGCGCTGCCGCGCCGGCAGCGAGTGTGGCCAGCAGCACGAAGAGGCGGTAGTCGTCGAACGGCGCCGGCAGCAAGCGCCAAAGCGCGCCGCTCAAGGCCGAGGCCGGTGGATAGGCGAAGTGGTCGAGGGCCGGCTCGGTGCGCTCGATGCGCGGCGATCGGCTGCCGTCGAAGGTGTAGAAGCGTTCGAGCCCCGAACCGCGCCAGTCGTGACCGTACGGGCTTTCGCCGCGCAAAACGAGGTCGCCCGCCAGCTCGATCTGGTAGGTGGAGTCGTTGGTGTAGAACCACGGGGCGGTCGCGGAGCGCAGCGCCAACTGGATGGCGGTCGCCGGCACTAGCAGCAACAGCGCACCTAACGCCCCGACTGCGACCGCTCCGCGCAGCGAACTGCGCCCGCGTGCGAGTGTCGTGACGCCGTAGCCGACCGCAATCAGCGCAGCGCACATGGCCGCTGCGCGTGGCAGACCAAGATCGGGGCGACCGTCGACGAGGCGCGCAAGCCAGGCGAGGGGTCCTGTCGGCCGAACCTCGCCGGGACGGAACGGCCACCCGTCGCTGCCGAGCTCGGGAAGGTTGATCGCTGCACACGCGAGCAGCGTTGCCGCCACGGCGAGACCGACGTGGGCGTTTGCGCTGACACCGGCCGGTCGCGGTGGTGTGGCGTCTCGGCCGGGGGGAGTGGCCGCTCGGGCGCCAGGCCCACCCGCGGCTTCCGCGAGGGCATTGGCTTCGCGCGCTGGAGCGTGCTCCCCGGTCATCGCGCCGCTTCGGCTGTCGGGAGCGCAGAGAGCTGGCGCGTCTTCGCACCACGCGCGTCCGGTTCGCTGCTACGCGCGCGCTGACGGGCCCGCCAGCGGCTCTCTGGATCGGGCCGCGCCAACCACGCTGCCGCCAGCGCGGGCAACACCCAGGTGAGCGGGTCCTCGAGCAAGTTGCTGTAGCCGAGCGCGTGCACGAACAGGGCGATGAGACAGGCGCCGAGTGCGACCGCGAGCGGCTCGTGGAACCGGCGCAGGTCTGCGAGCGTGCGCCACACACCGACGCAGGCCCAGGCGAAAAGAGCGAACCCGAGAGCACCCAGCTCGGCGATGACGGCGGCGGGAGCGGTGTGCGCGGCGAAGCTCGCGATCGGTCGGTCGCTGTGCGCAAGGCGCTTGCTGACGCGCGGTTGGCTGGCGATGCCGACGCCGAACAGCGGACTCTCGCCGGCAGCGTCGAGTGCGCGCTCGAGGCGGCCCAAGCGGTCGCTCGACACGCGGTTCACCGACACGCCGTTTGCCACTTGCCAAACGCCGTAGCCGAGCGCGAGCACCGAGGCGGCGAGCGCCGCGGCTGTCGCGGCGAGCTTCAGCCGACGGCCGCCCAGCGTTACCGCGATTGCACAGGTCGCGGCGATCAGCGCAACCATGCTCGTTTGCGAGAACGAAAACAGCATTCCGGTCCAAAGGAGCACGGCCAGCGGCCAGGCGTAGCGAGCGCGCAGGCGGCCGAGCGCAACAGCGACGAGGATCACGCACAACGCGAGCACGAGATGGCGCGCGTAGAGGCTCGGATCGCCGAACAGCGATGTGACGCGGAAGAGGTCGGTGTTGGCGTTCGAGAGCGCGAGGTTCGGTGCGTAGAAGAAGAGCTCGTGGGTAGCGAACTGCCAGATGCCGATGGCGGCGAAGATCGCGGCCAAGCCAGTGGCGACCCACGCCGTGTGGCGGGGCATCGCGAGCGCCGCCGGAGTGCGCCCGACGACGCAGAGAAGCGTCGCAAACGGCAGGGCGAAGAAGAACAGATAGTTGGCGGCCGCTTCGCGGTCCTCGGCCCACAGCAGAGAGAGGCACACGAAGGCGAGGAGGAGGCTCGCTGGGCGAGCGAGTGCGCGCGGCAGCGGCGGTGCCCCGCCCTTGCGGTAGAGCCGCCAGACGAAGGCGAGAGTCGCGCAGGCGAGAAGCGCGTAGAGCGGGATCAGGCGGCCGAGTCGACCGTCGCGCGCTGCCGCCACGAACAGCGGGTGTTCGGGGCCGAAGTCGAGCGGCGGTCGCAGCGGCGCGAGCGCCACCGCCAGTGGTGCGAGCGCCGCGGGCCATCGCACCAAGATCGCGGCGCCGACGCCGAGCAGCAGGCAAGCGGCGAACGCCGCGACCGCTCCTGTCGGCGAAGCGAGCCGATCGATCGTGGCGGTGCCAAGCAGCGAAGTGCCGAGCGCCACTTCCCCGACAGCAAGAGCCGCCACGCCGACAAGCGAGGGCACGCGGTCGTACGACAGCAGCGCGAGCAGGCAGCCGAGGGCGCCGACGACAGCGCCGAGCTCGGCCAGCACAGGATGCTCCACGCTGCGGACCTTACCCGTCGGCAGCCGCGCGGCTGCGGTTGAACGCCGCTGCCGCTTCGCGCAGACCTTCGCCCCGCCCTCCCAAGAGCTGTTGCCAGGCGTGCAACCGCCAGCGACGTGTGTCGTCGCGCCGGCGCAAGCAAGCAACGAGCAAACGTACGCAGTAGAACCACGTCCACGCCGCACGCCACAGCGCGCGCGTCAACGGCCCGTGGTGCTTGCGCATGTACAAGGAGCGGCCGCGGTGGAACTCGACTATCCGTCGCCGCATCGCGTGCGGGTCGGTTGAGAGCTGGTCGTGGTGAACGCAGCGCGCCTGCGGCACGAAGAGGATGCGCCAGCCTGCGTCGCGGAGCCGCTTCTGGAAGTCGGTCTCGTCGGAGTAGACGAAGAACTCGGGGTCGAGAAAGCCGATCTCGGCCGCCGCCCGGCGGCGCACGAGCAGCGCCGACGACTGGCACCACCCGACCTCGCGCACCCGGTTGCCTTTGCTCTGCACGGCGAGTCGCTGTAACCCGCAGACGGCGGCGAGCGCCCACAGCACCCCAGGCAACCGCCAGGCGCACGCCTGCGGGGTTCCGTCGGGCGCGACCAGTTGCGCGCCGGCGGCGGCTGCGCGCGGGTCGGCTTCGAGGGCGGCGACGAGCGCAGCGGCGGCGCCGGGCAGGAGCTCGGAGTCCTCGTTGAGGAGCAAGCAGTAGCGGCCGCGGGCGCTTGCCAGGAGCTGCGAATCGTTTTCGGCTTTGCCCCTGCGCGTGTCGAGCGCGATCACGGATACGCCCGGGAACCGCTCGCGCAGCATCGCGAGAGATCCGTCGGTGGATGCGTTGTCGAGAACGATCACTTCGTGCGTGAGCTCGCGCGGGTGGCTGCGCTCGATCGCTGCGAGGCAGGCGGCGAGCAGCTCCTGCCCGTTTGTGTTCACCACGCAGTACGAGAGGTCGATAGCTTCCCGA
This genomic window contains:
- a CDS encoding PQQ-like beta-propeller repeat protein, which produces MAAAAALALAVVLALWVRDQTRPLEKRGSAREEFVPTEPARERQPRTPAVPWPTYGFDSARTHVAAGFDLRPPFRRLWTIDARDTLEFPPVVGYGMVFQPQQRGLFFALDARTGKAVWRKRTGRCSAASPALWRGLVIQSWMDFVPCPQDRPGASGYVVAWDARTGKRKWIFRAAPIESSPLVVKGTVYVGSWDRNVYALDARTGRVRWRFATDEQVNTSAAYWRGTIYIATDAGSLYALSARTGRLRWRAQAHARFGMREFFYATPTVAYGRVYIGNTDGTMYAFGARSGRLLWARPLGTYIYAAAAAWRRSIFTGTYDGRFYALDAATGDVRWVREAPGAVHGAPTVLDGLVYYSTCSSCGSAAKRAVKRGPDGTYALDARTGREVWRFRAGKYANPVVTDGERLYVVGRAHLHALVPRSSGGAGTRSRSAASGGSAQRAKVSGQTR
- a CDS encoding glycosyltransferase 87 family protein; amino-acid sequence: MAATLLACAAINLPELGSDGWPFRPGEVRPTGPLAWLARLVDGRPDLGLPRAAAMCAALIAVGYGVTTLARGRSSLRGAVAVGALGALLLLVPATAIQLALRSATAPWFYTNDSTYQIELAGDLVLRGESPYGHDWRGSGLERFYTFDGSRSPRIERTEPALDHFAYPPASALSGALWRLLPAPFDDYRLFVLLATLAAGAAALGLSGPPAARAAVAVFLVANPIAVRSVWFGQNDAPALALSVLACALALRGRAASALAALALAGLFKQFALFVAPFVAVIVAQRAGGRALARGSAVAVAVLVAASLPFFVASPSAFASDVVGYGAATYRIVGYGLAGILVEIGAIGDRRGYYPFVPLFVTVWLPLTAWLTLRSWRDRSAGAPLGYAAAALTVLLFIGRTFNNYYLVWPLTFALCALPPLAAERERVPAPPLDRGTSA
- a CDS encoding O-antigen ligase family protein, with amino-acid sequence MEHPVLAELGAVVGALGCLLALLSYDRVPSLVGVAALAVGEVALGTSLLGTATIDRLASPTGAVAAFAACLLLGVGAAILVRWPAALAPLAVALAPLRPPLDFGPEHPLFVAAARDGRLGRLIPLYALLACATLAFVWRLYRKGGAPPLPRALARPASLLLAFVCLSLLWAEDREAAANYLFFFALPFATLLCVVGRTPAALAMPRHTAWVATGLAAIFAAIGIWQFATHELFFYAPNLALSNANTDLFRVTSLFGDPSLYARHLVLALCVILVAVALGRLRARYAWPLAVLLWTGMLFSFSQTSMVALIAATCAIAVTLGGRRLKLAATAAALAASVLALGYGVWQVANGVSVNRVSSDRLGRLERALDAAGESPLFGVGIASQPRVSKRLAHSDRPIASFAAHTAPAAVIAELGALGFALFAWACVGVWRTLADLRRFHEPLAVALGACLIALFVHALGYSNLLEDPLTWVLPALAAAWLARPDPESRWRARQRARSSEPDARGAKTRQLSALPTAEAAR
- a CDS encoding glycosyltransferase family 2 protein; the protein is MISQDDRSPRPDDGGDRHAETSAAGVDRREAIDLSYCVVNTNGQELLAACLAAIERSHPRELTHEVIVLDNASTDGSLAMLRERFPGVSVIALDTRRGKAENDSQLLASARGRYCLLLNEDSELLPGAAAALVAALEADPRAAAAGAQLVAPDGTPQACAWRLPGVLWALAAVCGLQRLAVQSKGNRVREVGWCQSSALLVRRRAAAEIGFLDPEFFVYSDETDFQKRLRDAGWRILFVPQARCVHHDQLSTDPHAMRRRIVEFHRGRSLYMRKHHGPLTRALWRAAWTWFYCVRLLVACLRRRDDTRRWRLHAWQQLLGGRGEGLREAAAAFNRSRAAADG